Proteins encoded together in one Hevea brasiliensis isolate MT/VB/25A 57/8 chromosome 16, ASM3005281v1, whole genome shotgun sequence window:
- the LOC110658892 gene encoding ninja-family protein AFP3, producing MAQAEEPHQQQQHERMSMSNNFHKDLLQSFMSANRFNHKVSEETQVEDVELSLGLSLNGRFGVDPRATKLTRSSSIPDFIKPAKDNGSAFMVPLVSKNLVRTCSLPTETDEEWRKRKEMQMLRRMEAKRKRSEKQRILKAQKDRNTGFGKESCEEDDRENHTISKNHCHRQKQFVKNINGLFGAGAEGLLPRALVIAPSSQGSIGSLGSGSSGSESESQPVQGIKKCSEARSPVSVQSLSECEQKLVVSPKSTMNEKSSRPAGVAMQNSRPSEPTVKNGAKGMVRNLMEDMPCVSTKGDGPNGKRIEGFLYRYRKGEEVRIVCVCHGSFLSPAEFVKHAGGGDVAHPLKHIVVNPNPLL from the exons ATGGCGCAAGCAGAGGAGCCTCACCAACAACAGCAGCATGAGCGCATGTCTATGAGCAATAATTTCCATAAAGATTTGTTGCAAAGTTTCATGTCTGCGAATCGTTTCAACCACAAAGTCTCTGAAGAAACGCAAGTAGAAGATGTTGAGCTAAGCCTTGGACTGTCTTTGAATGGTAGATTTGGTGTGGACCCAAGAGCCACGAAGCTCACCAGATCATCTTCAATTCCAGATTTCATCAAACCAGCAAAAGATAATGGCAGTGCTTTTATGGTACCTTTGGTAAGTAAAAATCTTGTAAGGACTTGTTCTCTGCCAACAGAGACAGATGAGGAGTGGAGGAAGAGGAAGGAGATGCAGATGCTTAGGAGAATGGAAGCTAAAAGGAAACGATCAGAGAAACAAAGGATTTTGAAGGCACAGAAGGATAGAAATACGGGTTTTGGAAAAGAGAGCTGCGAGGAAGATGACAGAGAAAATCACACTATAAGCAAGAATCATTGTCATCGCCAGAAGCAGTTTGTCAAGAATATCAATGGGTTGTTTGGGGCTGGAGCAGAAGGGCTTTTACCACGAGCGTTAGTGATAGCACCATCATCGCAAGGATCGATTGGATCACTGGGAAGTGGGTCATCTGGGTCAGAATCCGAGAGCCAGCCTGTTCAAG GAATAAAAAAATGCAGTGAGGCAAGAAGCCCTGTGAGTGTTCAGTCTTTGTCTGAGTGTGAGCAGAAATTGGTGGTCAGCCCTAAATCAACAATGAATGAAAAATCGAGTAGACCTGCAGGTGTTGCAATGCAAAATAGCAGACCTAGTGAACCAACAGTAAAGAATGGAGCGAAGGGGATGGTGAGGAATTTAATGGAAGACATGCCATGTGTGTCTACAAAGGGAGATGGCCCCAATGGAAAAAGAATAGAAGGTTTTCTCTACAGGTATAGGAAAGGTGAGGAGGTGAGAATTGTATGTGTTTGCCATGGAAGCTTTCTCTCCCCAGCTGAGTTTGTCAAGCATGCTGGTGGTGGTGATGTAGCACATCCCCTTAAGCACATAGTGGTTAACCCCAATCCCCTGTTGTAA
- the LOC110658893 gene encoding LRR receptor-like serine/threonine-protein kinase RPK2, with the protein MGSICFSSSVIKWYSFNKLKLLSVFWVLALSVNGVVLGDSDESALLEFKNSVSDPSGLLSSWNLINTNHCFWPGVSCDNDSRVVSLNITGHRNSNKGKNSENGSPFFCPGSVQYPLYGFGIRRDCQDGNGILFGILIPAIAKLTELRVLSLPFNGFRGEMPGEIWRMQKLEVLDLEGNMITGSLPISFDRLRNLRVLNLGFNNIGGEIPSSLSYCTNLAILNLAGNSINGTLPAFVGGLKALYLSLNQLGGAVPREIGDNCDTLEHLDLSGNFFVGGIPGSLGNCGNLRTLLLYSNLFEEVIPSELGMLGKLEVLDVSRNSLSGSVPRELGNCSGLSVLVLSNFFDPYQNVNSSRGDYLLDQSSSANEDFNFFQGKIPAEIATLPNLRMLWAPSATLEDSLLSDWGACEKLEMINLAFNFFTGEIPHELSHCNKLWYLDLSNNRLKGELVKEIPVPCMTLFDVSGNSLSGQIPSFYSGSCESVPSIYGYPSGIYDPSSAYLSFFANKAKSGSPIQSLEGDGEISILHNFGGNNFTGTLQSMPIAPVRLGKQTTYAFLAGGNKLSGPFPGILFEKCNELDKLILNVSNNRMSGQIPADIGTMCRSLKLLDASNNQITGFIPPGIGKMVSLVSLNLSCNFLQGPIPTSLSQIKGLKYLSLAGNKINGSIPSSLGELQSLEVLDLSSNMLSGEIPNNLVNLRNLTALLLNDNKLSGQIPSGLANVTMLSAFNVSFNNLSGSLPLSNNLMKCSSVLGNPYLRPCHVFSLTVPTPDSGSSAVAQGYTVSPPSQSQKSGNSGFNSIEIASIASASAIVSVLLALIVLFFYTRKWSPKSKIMGSTRKEVTIFTDIGVPLTFENVVRATGNFNASNCIGNGGFGATYKAEISPGVLVAIKRLAVGRFQGVQQFHAEIKTLGRLHHPNLVTLIGYHASETEMFLVYNYLPGGNLEKFIQERSTRAVDWRILHKIALDIARALAYLHDQCVPRVLHRDVKPSNILLDDDFNAYLSDFGLARLLGTSETHATTGVAGTFGYVAPEYAMTCRVSDKADVYSYGVVLLELLSDKKALDPSFSSFGNGFNIVAWACMLLKQGRAKEFFTAGLWDAGPHDDLVEVLHLAVVCTVDSLSTRPTMKQVVRRLKQLQPPSC; encoded by the coding sequence TGTTCAGTATCCACTTTATGGGTTTGGAATTAGGCGAGACTGTCAGGATGGTAATGGTATTCTTTTTGGCATATTGATACCTGCGATTGCCAAGTTAACTGAACTTAGGGTTTTATCATTGCCCTTTAATGGGTTTCGTGGGGAGATGCCTGGTGAAATATGGCGCATGCAGAAGTTAGAGGTTCTTGATCTGGAGGGTAATATGATAACTGGGTCATTGCCAATTTCCTTTGACAGGTTAAGAAACTTGCGGGTTTTAAACTTAGGATTCAACAACATAGGAGGAGAAATACCGAGCTCACTTTCTTATTGTACAAACTTGGCGATCCTAAATTTAGCTGGTAACAGCATTAATGGCACACTTCCTGCGTTTGTTGGTGGGCTTAAGGCCCTTTATTTGTCCTTGAATCAGCTCGGTGGGGCAGTGCCTAGAGAAATTGGAGACAATTGTGATACACTTGAACACCTGGATTTGTCAGGAAATTTCTTTGTTGGAGGGATTCCTGGTAGTCTAGGGAATTGTGGTAATTTGAGGACATTGTTATTGTATTCAAATTTGTTTGAAGAAGTGATTCCGTCTGAACTGGGTATGCTCGGAAAGCTTGAGGTGTTGGATGTGTCAAGAAATAGTCTTAGTGGGTCAGTACCTCGTGAGCTTGGGAATTGCTCTGGATTGTCTGTGCTTGTGCTTTCAAATTTTTTTGATCCATATCAGAATGTTAACAGTTCAAGAGGGGACTATTTGTTGGATCAATCGAGTTCTGCAAAtgaagattttaatttttttcagggGAAAATTCCTGCAGAAATTGCGACTCTTCCAAACCTGAGGATGTTGTGGGCGCCAAGTGCAACTCTTGAGGACAGCTTGCTAAGTGACTGGGGTGCTTGTGAGAAATTGGAGATGATCAATTTGGCCTTTAACTTTTTCACTGGGGAAATTCCCCATGAGCTCAGTCACTGCAACAAGTTGTGGTATCTGGACTTGAGTAATAATAGGCTCAAGGGAGAGCTTGTTAAGGAGATTCCAGTTCCTTGTATGACCCTGTTCGATGTTAGTGGAAATTCCCTGTCTGGTCAAATCCCCAGTTTCTACAGTGGCAGTTGCGAATCAGTTCCTTCCATTTATGGATATCCCTCCGGCATCTATGATCCATCATCTGCTTATCTGTCTTTTTTCGCAAATAAAGCCAAGTCTGGAAGTCCTATACAGTCACTTGAGGGAGATGGTGAAATATCAATTCTTCATAACTTTGGCGGCAACAATTTTACTGGTACCCTTCAATCTATGCCAATTGCACCTGTCAGATTGGGAAAGCAAACAACTTATGCATTTTTAGCTGGAGGAAACAAGCTGTCTGGGCCATTCCCAGGGATTTTGTTTGAGAAGTGCAATGAATTGGACAAATTAATTCTTAATGTTAGCAACAATAGAATGTCTGGTCAGATTCCGGCTGATATTGGTACCATGTGCAGATCTCTCAAACTTCTGGATGCGTCTAACAATCAGATTACTGGTTTCATTCCCCCTGGCATTGGTAAAATGGTGTCTCTTGTTTCTCTCAACTTGAGTTGTAACTTTTTGCAAGGTCCGATTCCTACCAGTCTCAGCCAAATAAAGGGCCTGAAGTATCTTTCCTTGGCTGGTAATAAAATCAATGGCTCTATCCCTTCTAGCTTGGGCGAGTTGCAGTCTTTGGAGGTTCTGGATCTTTCTTCAAACATGCTCTCCGGAGAGATTCCAAACAATCTTGTGAACTTGAGAAACCTTACTGCCCTTCTGCTCAATGACAATAAACTTTCTGGGCAGATTCCTTCTGGTTTGGCAAATGTGACCATGCTTTCAGCATTCAATGTGTCCTTCAACAACTTATCTGGGTCCCTGCCATTGAGTAACAATCTGATGAAATGTAGTAGTGTTCTTGGAAATCCTTATCTACGCCCTTGCCATGTTTTCTCCCTAACAGTGCCAACTCCAGATTCAGGAAGTTCTGCTGTGGCACAAGGCTACACTGTTTCACCACCAAGTCAGAGTCAAAAGAGTGGGAACAGTGGTTTCAATTCAATTGAGATAGCATCAATAGCATCTGCATCAGCCATTGTTTCAGTTCTTCTAGCTTTGATTGTCTTGTTCTTCTACACCAGAAAGTGGAGCCCAAAGTCCAAAATTATGGGATCCACCAGAAAGGAAGTAACAATCTTTACAGACATTGGGGTTCCCTTGACATTTGAGAATGTTGTGAGGGCCACTGGGAACTTCAATGCAAGCAACTGcattggcaatggaggttttggggcTACTTACAAGGCAGAGATATCTCCTGGAGTTCTGGTGGCAATCAAAAGGCTTGCTGTTGGACGATTCCAAGGTGTTCAGCAGTTTCATGCTGAAATTAAAACCCTTGGGAGGCTCCACCATCCAAATCTTGTCACATTGATTGGTTATCATGCCAGTGAAACAGAAATGTTCCTAGTATATAATTATTTACCTGGTGGTAATCTGGAAAAATTTATCCAGGAGAGGTCCACCAGGGCTGTGGATTGGAGGATACTTCACAAGATTGCTTTGGATATTGCTCGTGCTCTTGCTTACCTGCATGATCAGTGTGTACCACGTGTACTTCATCGCGATGTCAAGCCCAGCAATATTCTTCTAGATGATGATTTCAATGCCTATTTATCTGACTTTGGTTTGGCTAGGCTTTTGGGAACTTCTGAAACCCATGCTACTACAGGCGTGGCTGGAACTTTTGGTTATGTTGCCCCAGAATATGCGATGACTTGCCGTGTTTCGGATAAGGCTGATGTTTACAGTTATGGGGTGGTCCTTCTAGAGTTGCTCTCTGATAAGAAAGCTCTGGACCCATCATTTTCATCATTCGGGAATGGTTTCAACATTGTTGCTTGGGCATGCATGCTCCTAAAACAGGGCCGGGCAAAGGAGTTCTTTACTGCTGGGCTGTGGGATGCGGGTCCCCATGATGATTTGGTTGAAGTGTTACACCTGGCTGTTGTGTGCACTGTCGACTCGCTTTCTACCAGGCCTACAATGAAGCAAGTTGTACGGCGGTTGAAGCAACTTCAACCGCCTTCATGCTAG